A single window of Crassostrea angulata isolate pt1a10 chromosome 8, ASM2561291v2, whole genome shotgun sequence DNA harbors:
- the LOC128159003 gene encoding uncharacterized protein LOC128159003, whose protein sequence is MALSESQIPPDAQHYLVCATEDCKKNCQFYCNECHQPMCEQCRDEHQKYKKTQNHEVVSYKLRKRQLPVEKCKIHPTKEIDLLCGECQIPICSKCTGTKEHRGHWFTNLEIVFAEKVSIYNKEIATIRSYFEPTSQDLKREIAGDVTEIKKIMEGIRTSMKAEAESVKKLVDTVTSDKIEQVDKIEQSLLKTLNSQNQRMDDYINYLNDLIQIYYGYLSPSNIEQLTFALKSENLVIRPIPETSKPVPPIFTVGQYSKEDVAKLLGKITVPNTKPENRKIKPMETASTQLKPTGKQRKQDREKSDVKQTLSLSSSVTKVREYKVPGVDGVFHISLGKSGRLWVSDVYGNLVQTDLQGNQLQKIQTSGGSDGYHTVTQDGDLIYTDIHNKVINRITPDNTITEFIKTGDWRPLSIHSSQINGDILVGMKTDEEGKVTRYNKTGTEIQNIQRDNKGQPPYKYPHYITENINGDVCVSDIDKHAVVVVDKSGQHRFSYTGQRSRLDPFGICTDVLGHILVCDEISEKAHLLNRDGQFLSLLLTPQQGVEYPYSVCVDDENNLWVGEWDTNTVTVYKYLQ, encoded by the coding sequence ATGGCATTATCTGAGTCCCAAATACCACCTGACGCCCAGCATTATTTGGTGTGTGCCACTGAAGACTGTAAGAAGAACTGTCAGTTTTACTGCAATGAGTGTCACCAACCAATGTGTGAACAATGCAGAGATGAACATCAGAAGTATAAGAAAACCCAGAATCATGAAGTTGTCTCTTATAAGTTACGcaaacgtcaacttcctgtagAAAAATGCAAGATCCACCCCACAAAAGAAATAGATCTTCTCTGTGGGGAATGCCAAATTCCCATTTGTTCTAAATGCACAGGCACCAAAGAACACCGCGGCCATTGGTTTACCAACCTAGAAATAGTCTTTGCCGAAAAGGTTTCGATTTATAACAAAGAAATTGCCACCATTAGAAGCTATTTTGAGCCTACTTCTCAGGATCTGAAAAGGGAAATTGCAGGAGATGTCACAGAGATAAAGAAGATCATGGAGGGTATAAGAACGTCCATGAAAGCTGAAGCTGAGTCTGTGAAAAAGCTGGTAGACACAGTCACATCAGATAAAATAGAACAAGTCGACAAAATAGAACAGTCattattgaaaacattaaaCAGTCAAAACCAAAGAATGGATGATTACATCAACTATCTCAATGATTTAATCCAAATATATTATGGTTACCTATCTCCCTCAAACATAGAACAATTAACATTTGCCCTCAAATCAGAAAACTTGGTCATTAGACCCATACCAGAGACATCCAAACCAGTCCCACCCATATTTACTGTTGGTCAATACAGCAAGGAAGATGTCGCCAAACTACTAGGTAAAATAACTGTTCCTAACACTAAACCagagaacagaaaaataaaacccatgGAGACTGCCTCTACACAGTTGAAACCTACAGGGAAACAGAGGAAACAAGACCGAGAGAAATCTGACGTGAAACAAACACTGTCTCTGTCTTCCTCTGTCACCAAGGTCAGGGAGTACAAAGTACCAGGCGTTGACGGTGTATTTCATATATCACTGGGTAAATCAGGCAGACTCTGGGTCAGTGATGTGTATGGTAACCTTGTCCAAACAGATCTACAGGGGAATCAGCTACAGAAGATACAAACCAGTGGTGGATCTGACGGCTACCACACAGTGACACAGGACGGGGATCTGATCTATACAGACATACACAACAAAGTCATCAATAGGATAACACCGGATAATACAATCACTGAATTCATAAAAACAGGAGACTGGAGACCACTCAGTATACACTCCTCCCAAATCAACGGGGACATACTGGTGGGGATGAAGACAGATGAAGAGGGTAAAGTCACCAGGTACAACAAGACAGGGacagaaatacagaacatacagaGAGACAACAAAGGACAGCCACCGTACAAGTATCCAcactacatcacagaaaacatcaatggtgaTGTCTGTGTATCAGACATTGACAAACATGCTGTAGTGGTGGTGGATAAATCAGGACAACACAGGTTCTCCTACACAGGTCAGAGGTCAAGGCTTGATCCCTTTGGAATATGTACTGATGTACTCggtcacatcctggtgtgtgatgaaATCAGTGAAAAAGCTCATCTCCTGAATCGGGACGGTCAGTTCTTGTCTCTACTACTCACACCACAACAAGGGGTAGAGTATCCATATAGTGTGTGTGTGGATGATGAGAACAATCTCTGGGTGGGAGAATGGGACACCAACACGGTGACAGTGTACAAGTATCTACAGTGA